The window AGTAAGCAGACGCTTTTCCCGACTGAAGTCCTGACTCACCTCCAGTACCGGATTATCAAACTGCCAAACGCGCACGACCTTTGGCGCGACGACGCGACAGGACTGCGCGGCCGTTCTTGGTAGCCATGCGAGCACGGAAACCGTGGGTACGAGCGCGTTTGATAGTGCTTGGTTGGAAAGTACGTTTCAT of the Pseudomonas sp. Seg1 genome contains:
- the rpmH gene encoding 50S ribosomal protein L34 encodes the protein MKRTFQPSTIKRARTHGFRARMATKNGRAVLSRRRAKGRARLAV